From a single Endozoicomonas euniceicola genomic region:
- the hutU gene encoding urocanate hydratase, with amino-acid sequence MNSNDHSRTDTSRTVSAPTGSTLNTKSWLTEAPLRMLMNNLDPAVAEKPDELVVYGGIGRAARNWKCFDKIVEVLKRLNDDETLLIQSGKPVGVFPTHADAPRVLIANSNLVPHWANWQHFNKLDQQGLMMYGQMTAGSWIYIGSQGIVQGTYETFVAVADQHFSGSAAGRWILTAGLGGMGGAQPLAATMAGFSMLAIECDETRIDKRLETGYLDRKTTNLDEALEWVQTTCKHKQPLSVGLLGNAADILPQLLSKQVLPDVVTDQTSAHDPLNGYLPSGWSLEKARQARQQNPEDLSVAARSSIATHVQAMLEFQKNGSVVVDYGNNIRQVALEEGIKHAFDFPGFVPAYIRPLFCVGKGPFRWAALSGDPEDIYKTDARVKALIPDDKHLHNWLDMAKERIHFQGLPARICWAGLSDRARLGLAFNAMVRSGELSAPIVIGRDHLDCGSVASPNRETESMLDGSDAVSDWPLLNALLNTASGATWVSLHHGGGVGMGFSQHAGVVIVCDGTEAADRRIARVLNNDPATGVMRHADAGYQEAIDCARQGQLDLPMLEEQ; translated from the coding sequence ATGAACAGTAATGACCACTCAAGAACGGACACCTCACGAACTGTCTCAGCCCCGACCGGCTCAACACTGAACACTAAAAGCTGGTTAACCGAAGCCCCTTTGCGAATGCTGATGAATAACCTTGATCCGGCGGTGGCAGAAAAGCCTGATGAACTGGTCGTCTATGGGGGCATTGGTCGTGCTGCAAGAAACTGGAAGTGCTTTGACAAAATTGTCGAGGTACTCAAACGATTAAACGACGATGAAACCCTGTTGATTCAATCCGGCAAGCCCGTTGGCGTATTTCCTACCCACGCTGACGCCCCCAGAGTGCTGATTGCCAACTCTAACCTGGTGCCTCACTGGGCAAACTGGCAGCACTTCAATAAGCTCGACCAGCAGGGCTTAATGATGTATGGACAAATGACAGCAGGCTCCTGGATCTACATTGGCTCTCAGGGCATCGTTCAGGGAACCTATGAAACATTTGTCGCTGTTGCCGACCAGCACTTTTCAGGCAGCGCTGCCGGTCGATGGATTTTAACGGCCGGACTGGGCGGCATGGGGGGCGCGCAACCCCTGGCGGCCACCATGGCCGGTTTCTCTATGCTGGCGATTGAGTGCGATGAAACCCGAATTGATAAACGCCTTGAGACCGGCTATCTGGATCGAAAAACAACAAACCTTGATGAAGCCCTGGAGTGGGTGCAAACCACCTGCAAACATAAGCAGCCACTGTCTGTAGGACTGCTGGGTAATGCTGCGGATATCTTGCCACAACTGTTATCCAAACAGGTTTTACCCGATGTCGTCACTGATCAGACCAGCGCCCACGACCCACTGAATGGCTACCTGCCTTCAGGCTGGAGCCTTGAAAAAGCCAGACAAGCCAGACAGCAAAATCCTGAAGACCTGAGCGTCGCTGCCCGCTCATCCATTGCTACCCATGTTCAGGCCATGCTTGAATTTCAGAAAAATGGCTCAGTGGTCGTCGATTACGGCAACAATATCCGCCAGGTGGCTCTGGAAGAAGGTATAAAGCACGCCTTCGACTTTCCCGGTTTTGTGCCAGCCTACATACGCCCGCTGTTCTGTGTGGGTAAAGGCCCTTTCCGCTGGGCTGCCCTCAGCGGTGACCCTGAAGATATTTACAAAACCGATGCCAGAGTCAAAGCGCTGATCCCTGACGATAAACACCTGCATAACTGGCTCGATATGGCTAAAGAGAGAATCCATTTTCAGGGGCTGCCCGCCCGAATCTGCTGGGCAGGCCTTTCTGACCGGGCGCGCCTGGGCCTTGCCTTCAATGCCATGGTCAGAAGTGGAGAGCTGTCAGCTCCCATTGTCATTGGCAGAGATCATCTGGATTGCGGCTCTGTCGCCTCCCCCAACCGTGAAACAGAATCAATGCTCGATGGTTCTGACGCCGTATCCGACTGGCCCCTGCTGAATGCTCTGCTGAATACCGCCAGTGGCGCAACCTGGGTCAGCCTGCATCACGGTGGCGGTGTTGGCATGGGCTTCAGCCAGCATGCCGGTGTGGTGATTGTCTGCGATGGAACGGAAGCGGCAGACCGCCGTATCGCCAGAGTCCTGAACAATGACCCGGCTACGGGTGTCATGCGCCATGCTGACGCCGGTTATCAGGAAGCCATTGATTGCGCCCGACAGGGTCAGCTGGATTTACCCATGCTGGAGGAACAGTGA
- the hutG gene encoding formimidoylglutamase, with protein sequence MSAESATPESVFPDPESYQEKLPDMTLWQGRVDEETVPEWALRWHQKVSRYSNQSALPGVTLAGFASDEGVRRNKGRPGAASGPDILRKALAGQPWNREQPVYDSETIICRNGNLEAAQLAFARHISKLLDNQQLPVGLGGGHEIAWASYQGLIQHLNPEQKPNVGIINFDAHFDLRKPDQAGASSGTPFCQIADYTRQQHLPFHYLCLGVSRNSNTRMLFERARTLGVDYQYDEDMTIIQLHKLTALLSRFIDKVEHVYLTIDLDAFPAALAPGVSAPASRGVPLEVVEPLLKYIRDSEKLRLIDIAEFNPSYDIDHRTSRLAARLIHLLTLQETTL encoded by the coding sequence ATGAGTGCTGAGTCGGCGACCCCTGAATCAGTCTTCCCGGATCCTGAGTCGTATCAGGAGAAACTGCCCGACATGACTCTGTGGCAGGGAAGAGTTGATGAAGAAACCGTCCCGGAATGGGCTCTGCGCTGGCACCAGAAGGTAAGCCGTTATTCAAACCAGTCAGCGTTACCCGGTGTTACCCTGGCAGGTTTTGCTTCTGATGAGGGTGTACGCAGAAATAAGGGACGCCCCGGAGCTGCGTCCGGCCCGGATATTCTGCGCAAAGCTCTGGCTGGACAACCATGGAACCGTGAGCAGCCAGTATACGACAGCGAAACCATCATTTGCCGGAATGGTAATCTGGAAGCAGCACAACTGGCTTTCGCACGACATATCTCAAAACTGCTGGATAACCAGCAGTTGCCCGTGGGGCTCGGGGGGGGGCATGAAATCGCCTGGGCCAGTTATCAGGGGCTTATTCAGCACCTGAATCCGGAACAAAAGCCCAATGTTGGGATTATCAATTTTGACGCACACTTTGATTTGCGCAAACCCGACCAGGCCGGTGCCAGTTCCGGCACCCCATTCTGCCAAATAGCGGATTACACGAGACAACAACACCTGCCCTTTCACTATCTTTGCCTTGGGGTAAGCCGCAACAGCAACACCCGTATGTTGTTTGAAAGAGCCAGAACACTGGGCGTCGATTATCAGTACGACGAAGACATGACCATTATCCAGCTGCACAAACTGACTGCCTTACTGTCCCGGTTTATCGACAAAGTCGAACACGTTTACCTGACCATCGACCTTGACGCTTTTCCTGCTGCACTGGCTCCCGGTGTCAGCGCCCCAGCCAGCCGGGGCGTTCCGCTGGAAGTCGTGGAACCTTTGCTGAAATACATCCGGGATTCAGAAAAACTTCGACTGATTGATATCGCCGAGTTCAATCCCAGCTATGATATTGACCATCGAACTTCAAGGCTGGCTGCCCGGCTGATTCATTTGTTGACGCTTCAGGAAACGACTCTTTAG
- a CDS encoding coiled-coil domain-containing protein has product MQPGNTTGTTGTVGLEHFYPGMDGQHTINSKGEFVNRTVRKVENTVNKLISDRKGQLQKVQDDKQTSVYKRRIKTLKEHGDFHATAERLNAKGHKGRKGQLDIIDDEKLGKDIEAIKSIAKDSFVDEAIGNEKDNKIVISKGGLEKLTQKDLTIFFTQSINEAKTPHTLQTLNHFIDQGAKENGLSPKQLSTLKKALIKKADDMTRALPKTLESASGESHKIETKKLQYVHDLDSMLKTVAPGVLKVHKSTIQKEAVKAFIKATNHLKPHDSSFGETRKILAGIELDKKELLQPVLEETCKDTQQVEKALTRIDTEIKNTVKVMKDQLAEIKNRTLALQTAAKKLSEYQQNLNQLTIKLKAKVRDLKSKESEYNQLRNNAGSKLKRRFNASYQWARRTNRIEQKALAAQKEQLQQQFKELEGEILGQKRQYAYQRSELVSIRKKYSDSQDVSSGDAIDPRSTVGNTKFDKVLTGLEARNEIDESDVVTAHQYFSKLVQSNVPEETINRMAAKYEQLVEKESFDGYQALWAISSSYTNASGSNFEDDCTHEIAYLTEHAQLTPARSAKLYKKSDGQPESLQLESRLAEANPLDTADYSNNGIAEYVKEITEQNPQLKNEIDEICEFYLDGLEHDRKAFDNNSTGFNELFVDHYIALGVGIRALVDDQLSAKDACSQMTDYLQEREEELNRTSHL; this is encoded by the coding sequence ATGCAACCAGGCAATACAACCGGCACCACAGGTACAGTTGGGCTGGAGCATTTTTATCCGGGAATGGATGGTCAACATACAATCAATAGCAAAGGCGAATTCGTCAACAGAACTGTCCGCAAAGTAGAAAATACTGTCAATAAGCTTATCAGTGATCGAAAAGGCCAGTTACAAAAAGTTCAGGACGACAAACAAACATCAGTTTACAAACGACGCATAAAGACTCTCAAAGAACACGGTGATTTCCATGCCACGGCTGAACGCCTGAACGCTAAAGGCCATAAAGGCAGAAAAGGCCAACTAGACATTATTGACGACGAAAAGCTTGGAAAAGATATTGAAGCTATCAAATCCATAGCCAAAGATAGCTTTGTTGATGAAGCAATAGGCAATGAAAAAGATAATAAAATAGTTATCAGCAAAGGCGGGTTAGAAAAACTTACTCAAAAAGACCTTACCATTTTTTTTACCCAATCTATTAATGAAGCCAAAACACCTCATACGCTCCAGACGCTCAATCATTTCATTGACCAGGGAGCAAAAGAAAACGGACTCAGTCCTAAACAGTTATCCACACTAAAAAAAGCACTCATAAAAAAAGCCGATGATATGACCAGGGCACTGCCAAAGACACTCGAGTCAGCCTCTGGGGAATCACATAAGATAGAAACTAAAAAGCTTCAATATGTCCATGATCTGGACTCAATGCTAAAAACCGTAGCCCCGGGAGTATTGAAAGTTCATAAAAGCACTATCCAAAAAGAAGCCGTTAAAGCCTTTATCAAGGCAACCAATCACTTAAAACCACACGACTCCAGCTTTGGTGAGACGAGAAAAATACTAGCAGGTATAGAATTAGATAAAAAAGAACTTCTTCAGCCGGTACTCGAAGAAACGTGTAAAGATACACAGCAGGTAGAGAAGGCTTTAACCAGGATAGATACAGAGATAAAAAATACTGTCAAAGTAATGAAGGATCAGCTTGCTGAAATTAAGAATCGCACTCTAGCACTGCAAACAGCCGCCAAAAAACTTTCAGAATATCAGCAAAATCTGAATCAATTGACAATAAAGTTAAAAGCAAAAGTTCGGGATCTAAAGTCAAAAGAGTCAGAATATAACCAGCTCAGGAACAATGCAGGCTCTAAGCTAAAACGGCGATTCAACGCATCTTACCAATGGGCACGTCGAACCAACAGAATTGAACAAAAGGCGCTTGCTGCTCAAAAGGAGCAGTTACAGCAGCAGTTTAAAGAGCTGGAAGGAGAAATTCTGGGTCAGAAAAGACAATATGCTTACCAGAGAAGCGAGCTCGTTAGCATTCGCAAAAAATATTCTGACAGTCAGGATGTATCATCCGGAGATGCCATCGACCCTCGTTCAACAGTAGGAAACACTAAGTTTGATAAGGTACTGACAGGTTTGGAGGCTCGAAACGAAATTGATGAGTCTGATGTAGTCACCGCACATCAATATTTTTCAAAACTGGTTCAATCCAATGTGCCAGAAGAGACTATTAACAGAATGGCTGCAAAATATGAACAGCTTGTTGAAAAAGAGAGCTTCGATGGTTATCAGGCGCTCTGGGCAATTTCTAGCAGTTATACAAATGCGTCAGGAAGCAACTTTGAAGATGACTGTACTCACGAAATTGCCTATCTAACCGAACATGCACAACTCACCCCTGCCCGCAGCGCTAAACTCTACAAAAAATCAGATGGTCAGCCTGAGTCATTGCAGCTGGAATCCCGGTTGGCAGAAGCAAACCCTCTGGATACCGCAGACTACTCAAACAACGGTATCGCTGAGTACGTGAAAGAAATAACAGAACAAAACCCTCAACTTAAAAATGAAATCGATGAAATCTGCGAATTTTATCTTGATGGACTGGAACATGACCGAAAAGCCTTTGACAATAACTCAACAGGCTTTAATGAGTTATTCGTTGATCACTACATTGCCCTTGGAGTAGGAATAAGAGCATTAGTGGACGATCAGTTATCAGCAAAGGACGCCTGTTCCCAAATGACAGATTATCTTCAAGAGCGTGAAGAAGAGTTAAACAGGACAAGCCACTTATAA
- the hutH gene encoding histidine ammonia-lyase, with the protein MLTPVIRKPLIAPDRVSWIYPCWRNSDLPQSIALTPGTLSLETLRTIYEQPVRLTLSPDCHQAINNSVQVVTDIIASDKTVYGINTGFGLLANTRIPPDQLETLQNSIVLSHAAGTGELLSDPLVRLIIVLKLNSLARGFSGIRLEVLEMLVALVNHGIYPCIPSQGSVGASGDLAPLAHMAMTLLGEGDVRHKGKQLSARDALSIANLSPIKLGPKEGLALLNGTQVSTALALQGLFETEDLFSAALLAGSLSVEAALGSRKPFDARIHAARRQQGQIDTAELYRLILEPETEMSRSHTNCDKVQDPYSLRCQPQVMGACLTQLRHCCDILLTEANAVSDNPLVFYDEGEILSGGNFHAEPVAMTADILALVIAETGALSERRIALLIDSQLSGLPAFLVDNGGVNSGFMIAQVTAAALASENKMLAHPASVDSLPTSANQEDHVSMATHAARRLQAMTRNTRGIIAIELLAACQGVDFRRPLKTSVTLEQVYDEVRRLVPFYDKDRFFAPDIEVIKKLLTTKSVISLLPKKLLLAL; encoded by the coding sequence ATGCTGACGCCGGTTATCAGGAAGCCATTGATTGCGCCCGACAGGGTCAGCTGGATTTACCCATGCTGGAGGAACAGTGATTTGCCACAGTCGATAGCCCTTACACCCGGCACATTAAGCTTAGAAACCTTAAGAACCATCTATGAGCAACCCGTCCGGTTAACGCTCTCACCCGATTGTCATCAGGCTATAAACAACAGTGTCCAGGTGGTAACAGATATCATTGCCAGTGATAAAACCGTTTACGGCATCAATACAGGCTTTGGCCTGCTGGCCAATACCCGCATCCCCCCTGACCAGCTGGAAACACTTCAGAACAGTATTGTCCTCTCCCACGCTGCCGGAACGGGTGAACTGCTGAGTGATCCCCTGGTCCGCCTGATTATAGTGCTGAAACTGAACAGCCTGGCCCGGGGCTTTTCCGGTATTCGTCTGGAAGTCCTTGAAATGCTGGTTGCGCTGGTCAACCACGGAATCTACCCCTGTATTCCCTCGCAAGGGTCGGTGGGTGCATCAGGCGACCTGGCACCCCTGGCACACATGGCCATGACGCTTTTAGGCGAAGGGGATGTGCGCCATAAGGGTAAACAGTTAAGCGCCAGAGATGCCCTCTCAATCGCTAACCTTTCACCCATCAAACTGGGACCAAAAGAAGGTCTGGCACTTCTGAATGGTACTCAGGTATCCACGGCATTAGCGCTTCAGGGGCTTTTTGAAACAGAAGACCTCTTCAGTGCCGCCCTGTTAGCTGGCAGCCTGAGTGTTGAAGCAGCACTTGGCAGCCGCAAACCTTTCGATGCCCGCATTCATGCAGCAAGGAGGCAACAAGGGCAGATCGACACAGCGGAACTCTATCGACTTATCCTTGAGCCTGAGACAGAAATGTCGCGGTCACATACAAACTGTGACAAGGTTCAGGATCCTTATTCACTTCGCTGCCAGCCTCAGGTGATGGGTGCATGCCTGACTCAGCTTCGGCATTGCTGTGATATTCTTCTCACCGAAGCCAATGCCGTCTCTGATAACCCTCTGGTCTTCTACGACGAAGGAGAAATTCTTTCTGGTGGTAACTTTCATGCAGAGCCAGTCGCCATGACAGCGGACATTCTGGCTCTGGTCATTGCAGAAACTGGCGCTCTGTCAGAACGCCGAATCGCTTTGCTGATCGACAGTCAATTATCTGGCCTGCCTGCTTTTCTGGTTGACAACGGAGGTGTGAACTCCGGCTTTATGATTGCCCAGGTCACAGCAGCAGCCCTGGCCAGTGAAAACAAAATGCTGGCCCACCCAGCCAGTGTGGACAGCCTGCCCACTTCCGCCAACCAGGAAGATCATGTTTCCATGGCGACCCATGCAGCCCGGCGCCTGCAGGCTATGACTCGTAATACCAGGGGAATTATTGCGATTGAACTTCTGGCGGCCTGTCAGGGAGTTGACTTCCGCAGACCTCTGAAAACATCCGTTACGCTGGAGCAGGTTTATGACGAAGTTCGTCGTTTGGTTCCTTTCTACGATAAAGACCGTTTTTTCGCACCTGATATAGAAGTCATCAAAAAGTTACTTACCACTAAGAGCGTTATTTCACTGCTCCCCAAAAAGTTACTGCTGGCTTTATAA
- the hutI gene encoding imidazolonepropionase has protein sequence MPDMPLPQMTSLKDCNRVWINVNLATFDPTLPDAYGVRTQCALGVLNGRIACIQPMSSVTATSLPYDVIDGHNRWLTPGLIDCHTHLVFGGNRANEFEQRQQGKSYQEIAQKGGGILSTVRATRVRSKEQLIKSALPRLEALIREGVTTVEIKSGYGLSLSDEIKMLEVARELGNRVPIRVKTTLLAAHTLPPEYAGRPDDYIDLVCNEIIPTVAEQGLADAVDAFCETVGFDLKQCERVFRTALDHNLAIKGHTEQLSLTRSSSLAASMGALSCDHLEYLDETGAVDLSQSGTVAVLLPGAFYYLKQSRKPPIELLRRFKVPMAVATDVNPGSSPLASIRLMMNMSCILFQLSAAEAVAGTTREAARALGIIDDFGTIEVGKIADLCLWDTNHPNELPYELGHSPLQQRILGGDIV, from the coding sequence ATGCCTGATATGCCCCTCCCCCAGATGACCAGCCTCAAAGACTGTAACCGGGTATGGATTAACGTTAACCTGGCAACGTTTGACCCGACCCTGCCAGATGCCTACGGCGTTCGTACACAATGCGCCCTCGGTGTTCTGAATGGCCGCATTGCCTGTATTCAACCAATGTCGTCTGTCACCGCCACGTCACTGCCCTACGATGTTATTGACGGCCATAATCGCTGGTTGACTCCGGGTTTAATTGATTGCCACACCCATCTGGTGTTCGGCGGCAACCGTGCCAACGAGTTTGAACAGAGACAACAGGGCAAGTCTTATCAGGAAATCGCCCAAAAGGGCGGGGGAATTTTGTCTACTGTCAGGGCGACCAGGGTTCGTTCCAAAGAGCAGTTGATCAAATCCGCGCTGCCCAGACTTGAGGCTCTGATCAGGGAAGGAGTAACGACTGTTGAAATAAAGTCCGGTTATGGCCTCAGCCTTTCCGATGAAATCAAAATGCTGGAAGTCGCCCGGGAGTTGGGTAACAGAGTTCCCATCCGGGTCAAAACCACTCTACTGGCTGCTCATACCCTGCCCCCTGAGTACGCCGGAAGACCCGACGACTACATCGACCTTGTCTGTAACGAAATCATCCCCACGGTTGCAGAACAGGGGCTGGCAGACGCCGTTGACGCATTTTGTGAAACGGTTGGCTTCGACCTCAAACAGTGCGAACGGGTGTTTCGCACCGCCCTTGATCACAACCTTGCCATCAAGGGTCATACTGAGCAGCTCTCATTGACTCGTTCCAGCTCTCTGGCCGCTTCAATGGGGGCCTTGTCCTGCGACCACCTGGAATATCTGGATGAAACCGGCGCTGTAGATCTGTCACAATCAGGAACCGTTGCCGTTCTTCTTCCCGGTGCTTTTTACTATCTGAAGCAGAGCAGAAAACCGCCCATCGAATTGCTACGCCGCTTTAAAGTACCTATGGCGGTTGCCACCGATGTCAACCCGGGCAGTTCACCTCTGGCTTCAATCCGGCTAATGATGAACATGAGCTGTATCCTTTTTCAACTGAGCGCAGCCGAAGCCGTTGCAGGAACCACCCGGGAAGCCGCCAGGGCGTTGGGTATCATCGATGACTTCGGAACCATTGAAGTAGGCAAGATTGCAGACCTTTGCTTATGGGATACTAACCACCCCAACGAATTGCCTTACGAACTGGGTCACTCACCACTGCAACAGCGCATCCTTGGTGGAGACATTGTTTAG